One Mycobacterium marseillense DNA window includes the following coding sequences:
- a CDS encoding DUF1214 domain-containing protein, whose amino-acid sequence MAFGDGPDDAALQAAWADFCDRLRRAGERAFKDPNPTSGIHRVDAYRFLAQNLGQAFDLALETRDARYPALHTFSGPTRKLGGDCADFTYQQAWIDGRAAYRLTGTRGTSRFFNVTVQGRRNPGPGVLHEPFGDTPEANLLGHQLRTGEHGEFELYIGGPERGRNWLPTTPESRKLFIRQGFDRWDELPAQLRIERVDMADPKPLPTPSDMTEAMRWAGDFVTGLMADWPEFPFQYGGVDADHPNSFPSVGATDADTKRGRGAANMYWKLAGDEALIVEFEAHDGLWMFTNMGVFFNSMDYLYRPVSYTPSRTKIDRDGRIRLVMAHRDPGVHNWLDTQGFECGNLTYRHMLEGEPAALQTRVVKHDELPGALPEGTAMVSADERAAAMWERFRGIRRRYVH is encoded by the coding sequence ATGGCCTTCGGTGACGGTCCGGACGACGCGGCCCTGCAGGCGGCGTGGGCCGACTTCTGTGACCGGCTGCGGCGCGCCGGCGAGCGCGCCTTCAAGGATCCCAACCCCACGTCGGGGATCCATCGCGTCGACGCCTACCGATTCCTCGCCCAAAACCTCGGCCAGGCCTTCGATCTGGCCCTCGAAACCCGCGACGCCCGCTACCCCGCGCTGCACACCTTCAGCGGCCCCACCCGCAAGCTCGGCGGCGACTGCGCCGACTTCACCTATCAGCAAGCCTGGATCGACGGGCGAGCGGCCTACCGGCTCACCGGCACCCGGGGCACGTCGCGGTTCTTCAACGTCACCGTGCAGGGGCGCCGCAACCCCGGGCCCGGCGTGCTGCACGAACCCTTCGGTGACACGCCGGAAGCCAACCTGCTCGGCCATCAGCTCCGCACCGGCGAACATGGTGAATTCGAGCTGTATATCGGCGGGCCCGAGCGCGGCCGGAACTGGCTGCCCACCACACCCGAGTCACGAAAGCTGTTCATCCGGCAGGGATTCGACCGCTGGGACGAGCTGCCCGCGCAGCTGCGCATCGAGCGCGTCGACATGGCCGACCCCAAGCCACTGCCCACCCCCTCCGACATGACCGAGGCGATGCGCTGGGCCGGCGATTTCGTCACCGGACTGATGGCGGATTGGCCCGAGTTCCCCTTCCAATACGGCGGCGTCGACGCCGACCACCCGAATAGCTTCCCCAGTGTCGGGGCGACCGACGCCGACACCAAGCGCGGCCGCGGCGCCGCCAACATGTATTGGAAGCTGGCCGGCGACGAGGCGCTGATCGTCGAATTCGAGGCCCACGACGGGTTGTGGATGTTCACCAACATGGGGGTCTTCTTCAACAGCATGGATTACCTGTACCGCCCGGTGAGCTACACACCGAGCCGCACCAAGATCGATCGCGACGGACGCATCCGCCTGGTTATGGCTCACCGTGATCCCGGAGTGCACAACTGGCTGGACACCCAGGGCTTCGAATGCGGCAACCTCACCTACCGGCACATGCTCGAGGGTGAACCCGCCGCGCTTCAGACCCGGGTGGTCAAGCACGACGAGCTGCCCGGGGCGCTCCCCGAGGGAACCGCGATGGTGAGCGCCGACGAACGCGCCGCCGCGATGTGGGAACGCTTCCGCGGCATTCGCCGCCGCTATGTCCACTGA
- a CDS encoding LLM class F420-dependent oxidoreductase yields MTRDDIRIGVQLQPQHAPQYSQIRDAVRRCEDIGVDIAFNWDHFFPLYGDPDGAHFECWTMLGAWAEQTSRIQIGALVTCNSYRNPELLADMARTVDHISDGRLILGIGSGWKQKDYDEYGYEFGTAGSRLDDLATALPRIKNRLAKLNPAPTREIPILIGGGGERKTLRLVAEHAHVWHSFTSADEFPAKSEVLARHCADVGRDPAGIERSAAVKNGGGLLANAERLVDLGVTLLTVACDGPGYDLSDAEALCKWRNNR; encoded by the coding sequence ATGACTCGCGACGACATTCGTATCGGTGTGCAGCTACAACCCCAACACGCTCCGCAATACAGTCAGATCCGCGATGCCGTGCGCCGGTGCGAGGACATCGGCGTGGACATCGCCTTCAACTGGGACCACTTCTTCCCGCTCTACGGCGATCCCGACGGCGCGCATTTCGAATGCTGGACGATGCTCGGGGCCTGGGCCGAGCAGACGTCGCGCATTCAGATCGGCGCGCTGGTGACGTGCAACTCCTACCGCAACCCCGAGCTGCTCGCCGATATGGCCCGCACCGTTGACCACATTTCCGACGGGCGGCTCATCCTGGGCATCGGCTCGGGCTGGAAGCAGAAGGACTACGACGAGTACGGCTACGAATTCGGCACCGCCGGCAGCCGCCTCGACGACCTGGCGACCGCACTCCCCCGGATCAAAAACCGGCTGGCCAAGCTGAACCCGGCGCCCACCCGGGAGATCCCGATCCTGATCGGCGGCGGGGGCGAACGCAAGACGCTGCGGCTGGTCGCCGAACACGCGCACGTCTGGCACAGCTTCACCTCCGCCGACGAGTTCCCGGCCAAGTCGGAGGTCCTGGCGCGCCACTGCGCCGACGTCGGACGCGATCCGGCCGGCATCGAACGCTCAGCGGCCGTGAAGAACGGCGGCGGCCTGCTGGCCAACGCCGAAAGGCTCGTCGACCTCGGCGTCACCCTGCTGACCGTGGCCTGCGATGGCCCGGGTTACGACCTGAGCGACGCCGAAGCGCTATGCAAGTGGCGCAATAACCGTTAA
- a CDS encoding ABC transporter substrate-binding protein/permease, with translation MSLPVRRRATRLAKLFALASTLLMVWGSTAITLASPAAADRNQCAPAGPKSAAVLPENLAHSRAMGRPDEHTTPSVEPLSSVNVDTLGLGTPGVLTVGTLSGAPPHICITPTGQYSGFDNQLLRAIARKLGLQVRFVGTDFAGLLAQVATHRFDVGSSSIKATDERRRTVAFTNGYDFGYYSLVVPPGSAIKDFGDLAPGQRIGVVQGTVEESYVVDNLHLQPVKYPDFATVYASLKTRQIDAWVAPAGEAASTIQRGDPAVIVAHTFSNEGFVAYAVAKDNKPLVDALNAGLDAVIADGTWSNLYSQWVPRTLPPGWKPGSLAAPAPVLPDFAAIAASQHHKKVGPAAPKSTLAQLRDSFFDWDMYRQAIPALFSTGLPNTLILTSSASVIGLALGMLLAVAGISDSRWLRWPARVYTDVFRGLPEVVIILIIGLGVGPIVGGLTNNNPYPIGVAALGMMAAAYVGEILRSGIQSVDPGQLEASRALGFSYSAAMRLVVVPQGIRRVLPALVNQFIALLKASALVYFLGLVADQRELFQVGRDLNAQTGNLSPLVAAGAFYLILTVPLTHLVNYIDARLRRGRAAVDPEEHPDMLTSTFGQEIT, from the coding sequence ATGAGCTTGCCCGTGCGCCGGCGCGCCACGCGCCTTGCAAAGCTGTTCGCACTGGCCTCGACATTGCTGATGGTGTGGGGGTCGACGGCGATCACGCTGGCCAGTCCCGCGGCCGCCGACCGCAACCAATGCGCGCCCGCCGGCCCGAAAAGCGCGGCGGTGTTGCCCGAGAATCTGGCCCATAGCCGTGCCATGGGCCGGCCCGACGAGCACACCACGCCCAGCGTCGAACCGTTGAGTTCGGTGAACGTCGACACGCTGGGATTGGGCACACCGGGGGTGTTGACCGTCGGCACGCTCTCGGGCGCGCCGCCGCACATCTGCATCACACCCACCGGCCAGTACAGCGGCTTCGACAACCAGTTGCTGCGGGCGATCGCCCGCAAGCTCGGACTCCAAGTCCGCTTCGTCGGCACGGATTTCGCCGGTCTGCTCGCCCAGGTGGCGACGCACCGCTTCGACGTGGGGTCCTCGTCGATCAAAGCCACCGACGAACGCCGCCGAACCGTCGCGTTCACCAACGGCTATGACTTCGGCTATTACTCGTTGGTGGTGCCCCCAGGCTCCGCGATCAAGGACTTCGGCGATCTGGCCCCGGGGCAGCGCATCGGGGTGGTGCAGGGCACCGTCGAAGAGTCCTACGTCGTCGACAACCTGCATTTGCAGCCGGTGAAGTACCCCGACTTCGCCACGGTGTATGCCAGCCTCAAGACGCGCCAGATCGACGCGTGGGTGGCACCGGCCGGGGAGGCCGCGAGCACGATCCAGCGGGGCGATCCGGCGGTGATCGTGGCGCACACCTTCAGCAACGAGGGATTCGTGGCGTACGCGGTGGCCAAGGACAACAAACCGTTGGTGGATGCGCTCAATGCCGGGCTGGACGCCGTCATCGCCGACGGCACCTGGTCAAATCTGTACTCGCAGTGGGTGCCCCGCACCCTGCCGCCGGGCTGGAAGCCTGGATCCCTGGCCGCCCCGGCCCCGGTGCTGCCGGACTTCGCCGCCATCGCGGCGAGTCAACACCACAAAAAGGTGGGTCCGGCCGCGCCGAAATCGACGCTCGCACAGCTGCGTGACTCGTTCTTCGACTGGGACATGTACCGGCAGGCCATTCCCGCTCTCTTCAGCACCGGATTGCCCAACACGTTGATCTTGACCAGCAGCGCCAGCGTGATCGGTTTGGCGCTGGGCATGCTGCTGGCCGTCGCCGGCATCTCCGACTCGCGCTGGCTGCGCTGGCCGGCGCGGGTGTACACCGACGTGTTCCGGGGGCTTCCGGAAGTGGTGATCATCCTGATCATCGGGCTCGGTGTCGGGCCGATCGTGGGCGGATTGACCAACAACAACCCCTACCCGATCGGCGTCGCCGCCTTGGGGATGATGGCCGCCGCCTACGTCGGCGAGATTCTGCGATCCGGGATTCAAAGCGTGGATCCCGGCCAGTTGGAGGCGTCCCGCGCGCTGGGGTTCAGCTATTCGGCGGCGATGCGGTTGGTGGTGGTGCCACAGGGCATCCGGCGGGTGCTGCCGGCACTGGTCAATCAATTCATCGCGCTGTTGAAAGCCTCTGCGCTGGTGTACTTCCTGGGCCTGGTCGCCGACCAGCGGGAGCTGTTCCAGGTGGGCCGCGACCTCAACGCGCAGACCGGCAACCTGTCGCCGCTGGTCGCCGCCGGCGCCTTCTATCTGATCCTGACCGTGCCGTTGACGCATTTGGTGAACTACATCGACGCGCGGCTGCGCCGTGGTCGCGCCGCGGTCGATCCCGAGGAACACCCCGACATGCTCACCTCGACGTTCGGCCAGGAGATCACGTGA
- a CDS encoding NAD-dependent epimerase/dehydratase family protein, translated as MRIAVTGGTGYLGAHTVRALIEAGHEVKLLAAPTDPGAVLDRLRALGPVTVLSGDVRSAATIEELLAGADALLHAAGVVGTDERRAQLMWDVNAYATEAILTRAVDLALDPVVLVSSYSALFPPPDGIISHDSPPARGRSAYAKTKGYADRVARRLQEAGAPVVVTYPSSVVGPAFGTAAGVTEQGWAPIVRWAVAPKLRGGMQMVDVRDVADVHARIMQAGRGPHRYVCGGRLLTFDEMIDALEEGLGRRVRRVPLSPGLLRGIGRLADAAGRYVALGDGLSYEAALLLTAATPTDDSKTVGEFGITWRSPKAAIVESLRVGRGDGRDQQLRDPVA; from the coding sequence ATGCGCATAGCTGTCACGGGCGGAACCGGATACCTCGGCGCGCACACGGTGCGCGCACTGATCGAGGCCGGTCATGAGGTGAAACTGTTGGCCGCGCCTACGGATCCGGGCGCCGTCCTCGACCGGCTACGAGCGCTCGGTCCCGTGACGGTGCTGAGCGGTGACGTGAGGTCCGCCGCGACCATCGAGGAACTCCTCGCCGGGGCCGACGCCCTATTGCATGCCGCCGGAGTCGTGGGCACCGACGAACGCCGTGCCCAGTTGATGTGGGACGTCAATGCCTATGCGACGGAGGCGATTCTGACCCGCGCGGTCGACCTCGCGCTCGACCCGGTCGTGTTGGTCAGCAGCTACAGCGCGCTGTTCCCGCCGCCCGATGGCATCATCTCGCACGATTCGCCTCCGGCGCGTGGCCGCAGCGCGTACGCGAAGACCAAGGGGTACGCCGACCGGGTCGCCCGGCGGTTGCAGGAGGCAGGCGCGCCCGTCGTCGTCACGTATCCCTCGAGCGTGGTGGGACCGGCCTTCGGCACCGCCGCCGGGGTCACCGAACAAGGATGGGCGCCGATCGTGCGGTGGGCGGTGGCACCGAAACTGCGCGGCGGCATGCAGATGGTCGACGTGCGAGACGTCGCCGACGTGCACGCAAGAATCATGCAGGCCGGTCGCGGGCCACACCGCTACGTGTGTGGCGGGCGGCTGCTCACCTTCGACGAGATGATCGACGCGCTCGAAGAGGGGCTGGGCCGGCGGGTGCGGCGCGTGCCCCTGTCGCCGGGCCTGCTGCGTGGGATCGGCCGCCTCGCCGACGCCGCCGGCCGCTACGTCGCGCTCGGCGACGGCCTCAGTTACGAAGCGGCGCTGCTGCTTACCGCCGCCACCCCCACCGACGACAGCAAGACCGTGGGCGAGTTCGGCATCACGTGGCGATCCCCGAAAGCGGCGATCGTCGAGTCATTGCGGGTGGGACGCGGCGACGGCCGTGATCAACAGCTGCGCGATCCGGTTGCGTAG
- a CDS encoding NADH:flavin oxidoreductase, with the protein MVSKLAFSPLRLGPLVLKNRFIKAATFEGVMPRGNVSDALIDFHTEVARGGAAMTTVAYCAISPGGRVHRDTVVLDRDRVPQLRRLTEAVHAAGALVCAQIGHAGLVANTLSNRTPTLAPSTRVSAPAMGLVRAATPEQLDAVIDGFGTAARNAVDAGFDALEIHMGHGYLLSSFFSPNLNRRTDRYGGDTVRRAELARRVAERVRSTVGHSVAVTAKFNMDDGVRGGFWLDDSIPTAQLLESDGHLDALQLTGGSSLLNPMYYFRGDVPMDEFIASQPRAVGLGLRVLGRRLFRSYPFEEVFFLPLARQFRAALSMPLILLGGVNRLDTVEDALADGFEFVAMARALLRDPFLVNSFREHTAAEGLCIHCMKCMPTVYSRTHCVVRDRIEAAPVA; encoded by the coding sequence ATGGTATCGAAACTGGCTTTCAGCCCACTGCGACTGGGTCCCCTCGTCCTGAAGAATCGCTTCATCAAGGCGGCGACCTTCGAGGGCGTGATGCCGCGTGGCAACGTCAGCGACGCGCTGATCGACTTCCACACCGAGGTCGCGCGCGGCGGTGCCGCCATGACGACCGTCGCCTACTGCGCGATCTCACCGGGCGGCCGCGTTCACCGCGACACCGTCGTGCTGGACCGCGACCGCGTGCCGCAATTGCGCCGGCTGACCGAGGCCGTTCATGCGGCGGGTGCGCTCGTGTGCGCCCAGATCGGCCATGCCGGTCTGGTCGCCAACACGCTGTCGAACCGGACACCGACCTTGGCGCCGTCCACCCGGGTGAGCGCGCCGGCCATGGGTCTGGTTCGGGCGGCCACCCCCGAACAACTCGACGCGGTCATCGACGGCTTCGGGACCGCAGCCCGAAACGCGGTCGACGCCGGATTCGACGCGCTCGAAATCCACATGGGCCATGGCTATTTGCTCAGCTCGTTCTTCAGCCCGAATCTGAACAGGCGCACCGACCGCTACGGCGGCGACACCGTACGCCGCGCCGAACTGGCCCGCCGCGTCGCCGAACGGGTCCGATCCACCGTCGGCCACTCCGTCGCCGTCACGGCGAAATTCAATATGGACGACGGGGTGCGCGGTGGCTTCTGGCTCGACGACAGCATCCCCACGGCCCAGCTGCTGGAGTCCGACGGGCACCTCGACGCGTTGCAGTTGACCGGCGGCAGCTCGCTGCTCAACCCGATGTACTACTTCCGCGGCGATGTCCCCATGGACGAATTCATCGCCTCCCAACCCCGCGCGGTCGGTCTGGGTCTGCGCGTGTTGGGCCGGCGGCTGTTCCGGAGCTACCCGTTCGAAGAGGTGTTCTTCCTGCCGCTCGCGCGCCAGTTCCGCGCTGCGCTGTCGATGCCCTTGATCCTTCTCGGCGGCGTCAACCGGCTCGACACGGTGGAAGACGCACTGGCCGATGGGTTCGAGTTCGTGGCCATGGCTCGCGCGCTGCTACGAGATCCGTTTCTGGTCAACAGCTTTCGCGAGCATACCGCCGCCGAGGGGTTGTGCATCCACTGCATGAAATGCATGCCCACGGTGTACAGCCGAACGCATTGCGTGGTGCGCGACAGGATCGAGGCGGCGCCGGTGGCCTGA
- a CDS encoding helix-turn-helix domain-containing protein gives MTDDDRSARASGRPRDTSIDERVLSVTRDLLVEVGWDELSMRLVAARTGVGRSSLNRRWSSKAELVLHAILGETPDLAPFSGTDLTGWIEWVVRGSHELFGRPDVRAAVPGLLLALGENDDLRRDLWAKFSVPAVQLFADDVRATTPARRRRADVDARATLAMAAGAALFVTTVAVEDDSEALRNRIAQLLITAVAASHPQ, from the coding sequence ATGACCGACGATGACCGCAGCGCCAGAGCTTCCGGGCGGCCGCGTGACACCTCGATCGACGAGCGCGTGCTGTCGGTCACGCGGGACTTGCTGGTGGAGGTCGGGTGGGACGAGCTGAGTATGCGGCTCGTCGCGGCGCGCACCGGCGTGGGGCGATCCAGCCTGAACCGTCGCTGGTCGTCCAAGGCGGAACTGGTGCTGCACGCCATCCTCGGTGAAACCCCCGACCTGGCACCGTTTTCCGGTACCGATCTGACCGGCTGGATCGAGTGGGTGGTGCGCGGCAGTCACGAACTTTTCGGCAGGCCCGACGTGCGGGCCGCCGTACCGGGTCTGCTGTTGGCCCTCGGCGAGAACGACGACCTACGCAGGGACTTGTGGGCCAAATTCAGCGTCCCCGCCGTGCAGCTATTCGCCGACGACGTGCGGGCGACGACGCCCGCCAGGCGACGCCGAGCCGACGTCGACGCCCGGGCTACGCTGGCGATGGCCGCGGGCGCGGCGCTGTTCGTCACGACGGTGGCCGTCGAAGACGACTCCGAGGCCCTACGCAACCGGATCGCGCAGCTGTTGATCACGGCCGTCGCCGCGTCCCACCCGCAATGA
- a CDS encoding sugar phosphate isomerase/epimerase family protein has product MPAHERLSVHNVTFYGSSLAELERHWVDLGVSRLSVLDGQVLDPEFREMMQRNDFAVEAVCHIFAGGRLSADCQSARDALMQVIDAAAGVDARVVYMLTGGREALGWAQAADRFTAMVAPCVDHAKQAGVALAIENASSLYADIHLAHTLRDTVTLAEMSGLGVCIELFHCWAEGDLDAMVQRALPRTELIQLSDYVLGDRALPGRAVPGDGAIPIETFVARALAGGYSHGFDLELIGPRIDEEGRLESARRACDVVGAMLDRLGA; this is encoded by the coding sequence ATGCCGGCCCACGAGCGTCTGTCGGTGCACAACGTCACGTTCTACGGCTCGTCGTTGGCTGAGCTGGAACGGCACTGGGTGGATCTAGGGGTCTCCCGGTTGAGCGTCCTCGACGGCCAGGTGCTCGACCCCGAGTTTCGAGAGATGATGCAGCGCAACGATTTCGCCGTGGAGGCGGTGTGTCATATCTTCGCGGGCGGCCGGCTGTCCGCCGATTGCCAATCGGCGCGCGATGCGCTGATGCAGGTGATCGACGCCGCCGCCGGCGTGGATGCGCGGGTGGTCTACATGCTCACCGGCGGTCGGGAGGCGCTCGGCTGGGCGCAGGCCGCTGACCGGTTCACCGCCATGGTCGCCCCCTGCGTCGATCACGCGAAGCAGGCCGGTGTGGCGCTCGCGATCGAGAACGCTTCCAGCCTGTACGCCGACATTCATCTCGCCCATACCCTGCGCGATACCGTCACGCTGGCGGAGATGAGTGGGCTCGGCGTCTGCATCGAGCTGTTCCACTGTTGGGCGGAAGGCGATCTCGACGCCATGGTGCAGCGTGCGTTGCCGCGAACGGAACTCATCCAGCTCAGCGACTACGTGCTGGGTGACCGCGCGCTTCCGGGCCGCGCGGTGCCCGGCGACGGCGCCATCCCCATCGAGACGTTCGTGGCGCGGGCGCTCGCGGGCGGCTACTCGCACGGGTTCGACCTGGAACTCATCGGCCCTCGCATCGACGAAGAGGGCCGACTCGAATCCGCCCGGCGCGCATGCGATGTCGTCGGCGCGATGCTGGACAGGCTGGGTGCGTGA
- a CDS encoding alpha/beta fold hydrolase encodes MSTEATPGLGSKIVTEVSEDGLAELTEFALLHENAEQAGVSGPLPDVERVESGAGEGKISALRWGGAAPRIVFIHGGGQNAHTWDTVIVGLGEPALAVDLPGHGHSAWREDGDYSPRLNVDTLLPILREHAPTADLVVGMSLGGLTAIRLGAIAPELVKELVLIDVTPSALQRHSEMTKEQQGTVALMHGEREFPSFQAMLDLTVAAAPHREVKALRRGVFHNSRKLDNGSWTWRYDAIRTFPDFSGLWDDVDALAAPVTLVRGGTSGFVSDDDAAELARRAKRFRGAHVVENSGHSVQSDQPLALIDLLRGVLDAR; translated from the coding sequence ATGTCCACTGAAGCGACACCAGGGCTAGGGTCAAAGATCGTGACCGAAGTATCTGAGGACGGGCTGGCGGAGCTAACTGAATTCGCGCTGTTGCACGAAAACGCGGAGCAGGCCGGCGTGTCCGGCCCACTGCCCGACGTCGAGCGCGTCGAATCGGGCGCCGGCGAAGGCAAGATCAGCGCGCTACGCTGGGGCGGCGCCGCGCCGCGGATCGTGTTCATCCACGGCGGCGGGCAGAACGCGCACACCTGGGACACGGTCATCGTCGGCCTTGGTGAGCCCGCACTGGCGGTCGACCTTCCCGGCCACGGCCACTCCGCCTGGCGCGAGGACGGCGACTATTCGCCGCGGCTCAACGTCGACACCCTGCTGCCGATCCTGCGCGAGCACGCACCGACGGCCGACCTCGTGGTCGGCATGTCGCTCGGCGGACTGACCGCGATCCGGCTGGGCGCGATCGCGCCCGAACTGGTCAAGGAGCTCGTGCTGATCGACGTCACTCCCTCGGCGCTGCAACGCCATTCCGAGATGACCAAGGAGCAGCAGGGCACGGTGGCGCTGATGCACGGGGAACGGGAGTTCCCCAGCTTCCAGGCCATGCTGGACCTGACGGTCGCGGCCGCGCCACACCGCGAGGTGAAGGCGCTGCGCCGCGGGGTGTTCCACAACTCCCGCAAGCTCGACAACGGCAGCTGGACGTGGCGTTACGACGCCATCCGCACCTTCCCCGACTTCTCCGGCCTATGGGACGACGTCGACGCGTTGGCCGCACCCGTGACCCTCGTGCGCGGTGGCACATCCGGCTTCGTCAGCGACGACGACGCGGCCGAACTCGCCCGTCGCGCAAAGCGTTTCCGCGGCGCGCACGTGGTCGAGAACTCGGGCCACTCCGTGCAGAGCGACCAACCCCTCGCGCTGATCGACCTGCTGCGCGGGGTGCTCGACGCGCGCTGA
- a CDS encoding GntR family transcriptional regulator — translation MPKKYGVKEKDLVVSHILHLLLTGKLCSGDRVDRNEIALGLGVSRVPIQEALVQLEHDGIVSTRYHRGAFVERFDEATVVEHHELDGLLNGIASARAATNPTPRILGQLDTLMRSLRAAKDARAFSDIAAEYRRTVNDEYAGPRLHATIRASQNLIPRLFWTTYQGGREEMLPFYEDENCAIHRHDPDAARTACVDRSYLMAQTMLAELVRRRVFTPTDEVGRAVPGSLQVITGGEAVSAEASLAL, via the coding sequence ATGCCGAAGAAATACGGGGTCAAGGAAAAGGACCTGGTTGTTTCGCACATCCTCCACTTGTTGTTGACCGGCAAGCTGTGCAGCGGGGACCGCGTCGACCGCAATGAAATTGCGCTGGGCCTGGGAGTCAGCCGGGTCCCCATTCAGGAGGCACTGGTCCAACTCGAACACGACGGCATTGTCTCCACCCGTTACCACCGCGGCGCCTTTGTCGAGCGGTTCGACGAAGCCACCGTGGTCGAACACCACGAATTGGACGGGCTGCTCAACGGGATCGCGTCCGCACGCGCGGCGACCAATCCCACCCCGCGGATCCTGGGGCAACTCGATACCCTCATGCGCTCGCTGCGCGCGGCCAAGGATGCGCGCGCGTTCAGCGACATCGCCGCCGAATATCGGCGGACCGTCAACGACGAGTACGCCGGGCCGCGGCTGCACGCCACGATCCGCGCGTCGCAAAACCTCATCCCCCGCCTGTTCTGGACGACCTATCAGGGCGGACGCGAGGAAATGCTGCCGTTCTACGAAGACGAGAACTGCGCAATACACCGCCACGATCCCGACGCCGCGCGGACGGCATGCGTCGACCGCTCCTATCTGATGGCCCAGACCATGCTTGCCGAGTTGGTTCGCCGCCGGGTCTTCACCCCGACCGACGAGGTCGGGCGCGCGGTTCCGGGTTCCCTTCAGGTGATCACCGGCGGGGAGGCGGTCTCCGCCGAGGCCTCGCTGGCGCTGTAG